A single region of the Anomaloglossus baeobatrachus isolate aAnoBae1 chromosome 2, aAnoBae1.hap1, whole genome shotgun sequence genome encodes:
- the SP7 gene encoding transcription factor Sp7, which translates to MALDSVRTSECDSSLGFLSCIVCHERRLSLAVPLSSSAEVNSCWELRLEEARYVSSPLAMLTAACNKFGGSSPIRDPTPSLKGKKPYSPSNDFSATKLMGDGYSSTYLGGSNLMTPCGTPPAPSSYASDYGSFPHSFSSSTGCQEPKTLSTADCVPGVYTSLDVGHPYSSWYKTGIHHPSISGSPPGTGGSWWDMHPNSNWLGNQSQTEGLTASVPPVTSPAGMSNQYSSEYTTLTPASYPPVGFPSISPSSSPSPSAHLLSPSQHSLGPDMYKPKLLTGGPLLEAPGQLKPQRASSYGNNGRPSCDCPNCQELERLGASAASLKRKPVHSCHIPGCGKVYGKASHLKAHLRWHTGERPFVCNWLFCGKRFTRSDELERHVRTHTREKKFTCPLCAKRFTRSDHLSKHQRSHVEQNGTKEGTIHGDGGGATVDTPGDEGSGATEASPAGCSQERASSSPGQGGLLEI; encoded by the exons ATGGCGTTGGACTCCGTTCGCACTTCAGAGTGCGACAGCAGCCTGGGATTCCTCAGTTGTATAGTCTGTCATGAGCGTCGGCTGAGTCTGGCTGTGCCACTTTCCAGTTCAGCGGAAGTTAAttcctgctgggagctcaggctg GAAGAAGCCCGGTATGTTTCTAGCCCCTTAGCAATGTTAACTGCTGCCTGCAACAAGTTCGGAGGCTCAAGCCCTATTCGAGATCCTACGCCATCATTAAAAGGAAAGAAGCCCTACAGTCCAAGTAACGACTTTAGTGCCACAAAACTGATGGGAGACGGATATTCTTCTACATATTTAGGAGGAAGTAATTTGATGACACCATGTGGGACACCACCTGCTCCTTCAAGCTACGCAAGTGATTATGGGTCATTCCCTCATTCTTTTTCCAGTTCCACAGGATGTCAAGAGCCCAAAACTCTGTCAACAGCAGACTGTGTTCCAGGGGTGTATACATCTCTAGATGTAGGACATCCTTACAGTTCTTGGTATAAAACTGGAATTCATCACCCATCAATCTCTGGTTCACCACCTGGCACAGGAGGATCATGGTGGGATATGCATCCAAATAGTAATtggctgggcaaccagtcacaaacAGAAGGGCTGACTGCATCTGTGCCACCTGTGACAAGTCCTGCAGGCATGAGCAATCAGTATAGCTCTGAATATACCACTCTGACACCTGCATCCTATCCTCCTGTGGGATTTCCATCTATATCACCTTCATCAAGTCCTTCTCCATCTGCACATCTGCTCTCACCATCTCAACACTCTTTGGGTCCTGATATGTATAAGCCAAAACTTCTGACAGGTGGCCCATTGCTTGAGGCACCAGGGCAATTAAAGCCCCAAAGAGCATCATCATATGGGAATAATGGACGTCCATCATGTGACTGTCCAAACTGCCAGGAGCTTGAAAGGTTAGGAGCTTCAGCAGCAAGCCTGAAGAGGAAGCCTGTGCACAGCTGCCATATTCCAGGCTGTGGTAAAGTGTATGGTAAAGCATCACATCTCAAGGCTCACCTTCGGTGGCACACTGGAGAAAGACCCTTTGTCTGCAACTGGCTGTTCTGTGGCAAGAGATTCACACGCAGTGACGAGCTTGAACGCCATGTGCGCACCCACACTCGTGAGAAGAAATTCACATGTCCTCTCTGTGCTAAAAGATTTACACGCAGTGACCATCTTAGTAAGCACCAGCGCAGCCATGTTGAGCAAAATGGTACAAAAGAAGGAACCATTCATGGAGATGGTGGAGGAGCAACAGTAGACACCCCTGGAGACGAAGGATCTGGAGCAACTGAAGCATCACCTGCTGGTTGTAGCCAAGAAAGAGCATCTAGTAGTCCAGGGCAGGGTGGATTACTAGAAATATGA